In Rhabdothermincola sediminis, the sequence AGCCCGGTGAGGCCCATCTGCGCGAAGTGGTTGGACTCGTTGGCGCTCCACAACCTGGTGGCGAGGGTCTGGAAGTCCGGCGGGGCCAATAACAGGGTCGCCGGGAGCTCCTTCATCGCCGACAGCAGCACCAGCCCGGCGCCCGCCGCCAGCCCCGGCAGCATCAGCGGCAGCTCGACGGTGACGAACCGCCGAACCCTCCCCGCGCCGAGCATCCGGGCTGCGTCGTCGAGGCGCCGGGGCACAGCCCCCACGGCCACCTGATCGGCGCGCATGGCCTGCGCCCCGAAGTGCACCACGTAAGCGAAGATCAGCAGCGGCACGGTCTGGTACAGGCGGGCCAACTGGCCGGACGACAGGGTCCAGAACACCAGCGCCAGCGCCACCACCAGCCCCGGCAGGGCGAAGCCGGCCACCACGAAGGCGTTGGACACGCCGCTCACCCGCGACCGGTGCCGGGTCGTGAGGTAGGCAACCGGCATCACCACCACGACCGCCACCACCGCGGCGACGAGGCTCACGCTGATGGTGTTGAACGCCGGGGCGCCGAGGGCACCGAGATCGGTGCGCAACTCGACCGTGCCGCTGCCCGGGTTGGCGAGCCCTCGCCCTGCCCAGTAGGCGAGCACCGCCACCGGCGCCAGCAGGGCCAGGCCGAGCACCGCCACCACGGCACCGGTCGCCGGCCACCGCCATCGCCCGAGGGGCACCTTCAGCGGTCGCTTCTGGCGGACCGCCTCGGTGCGGGCCCGTCGCCGGCCCGCGGCCCGCTCGGCCGCCACCACCACCAGGGCCACCACCGCCAGCACCAGGCTCAGCGGCACCGAGGTCGCCGGGTCGAGGCGGGTGGAGAAGATCTCCCTGGTGAGGGTGCCGTAGCGCATCAGCTCCACCGCACCGAAGTCGCTGATGGCGTACAGGAAGACCAGCAGTGCCCCGGCCCACACGGCACTGGCGGCCTGGGGCAAGACCACCGTGCGGAACACCGCGGGCGGGCGGCGCCCCAGCAGGCGAGCGCTCTCCTCCAGCGAGGGCGGCAGCGCGCCCAGCCGGGCGGCCACCGGCAGGTACACGTAGGGGTAGGTGAACAGGCTCAGCACCAACCACGCGCCCGGCAGGCCCGACAGCCGCGGCATGCGCACCACCCCCAGTGGGGCGAGCAGCTCCTCGACCAGCCCCCCGGGAGCGAGGGCGGCGAGGAACGCGGCCGCGCCCACGAACGAGGGGATCACGAGGGGGAGCGGCGCGAGGATGCGCCAGACCCGGCGACCCGGCACGTCGGTCCTGGTGAGCAGCCATGCCAGGCCGGTCCCGATGGCCGCGGCGGTCACGGAGACCAACACCGCCAGGATCAGGCTCCGGGCGAGAGGCTCCAGGGTGGTCGAGGAGGTGACGGTGGACCACAGGTCGGACTCGAGGTCGGTGCTCCGCCACACGAGGTAGCCGGTCGGAGCAGCGAACACCGACGCGACCCCGATGCTCACGAGGGCGAGCAACCAGGGGGCTCGCCGGGCCGCCGCCCGGGTGGCGGCCGGGGTGGATCCGGGCGACCGGGCGGCGAGCCCGAGATCGGCGGGAGCCGGGGCGGTCCCGAGCGGCTCGGCCCCCAGCGCCGTGCCGACCTCAGC encodes:
- a CDS encoding ABC transporter permease — protein: MASSAEVGTALGAEPLGTAPAPADLGLAARSPGSTPAATRAAARRAPWLLALVSIGVASVFAAPTGYLVWRSTDLESDLWSTVTSSTTLEPLARSLILAVLVSVTAAAIGTGLAWLLTRTDVPGRRVWRILAPLPLVIPSFVGAAAFLAALAPGGLVEELLAPLGVVRMPRLSGLPGAWLVLSLFTYPYVYLPVAARLGALPPSLEESARLLGRRPPAVFRTVVLPQAASAVWAGALLVFLYAISDFGAVELMRYGTLTREIFSTRLDPATSVPLSLVLAVVALVVVAAERAAGRRRARTEAVRQKRPLKVPLGRWRWPATGAVVAVLGLALLAPVAVLAYWAGRGLANPGSGTVELRTDLGALGAPAFNTISVSLVAAVVAVVVVMPVAYLTTRHRSRVSGVSNAFVVAGFALPGLVVALALVFWTLSSGQLARLYQTVPLLIFAYVVHFGAQAMRADQVAVGAVPRRLDDAARMLGAGRVRRFVTVELPLMLPGLAAGAGLVLLSAMKELPATLLLAPPDFQTLATRLWSANESNHFAQMGLTGLVLVALSGLLTWLLVVRRADRLD